The following proteins are encoded in a genomic region of Stutzerimonas balearica DSM 6083:
- a CDS encoding triacylglycerol lipase: MKNKNRLLALSLCATCVAGLSEAQTAAAAGYTETRYPIVLTHGMLGFDSLLGVDYWYGIPRALRRDGAEVYVTEVSQLNTSELRGEELLEQVEEIVALSGKPKVNLIGHSHGGPTIRYVAAVRPDLVASVTSVGAPHKGSAVADMIRQVPEGSAGEAFLAGLTNAMGALINFLSGSNSSAPQNALGSLESLNSEGAARFNAKYPQGIPTSACGEGAYVVKGVRYYSWSGTSPLTNPLDVSDAMMGAGSLAFDEANDGLVGRCSSHLGMVIRDNYRMNHLDEVNQVLGLTSLFETDPVSVYRQHANRLRNAGL, from the coding sequence ATGAAGAACAAGAACAGACTGCTTGCCCTGTCGCTGTGCGCGACGTGCGTGGCCGGCCTGAGCGAAGCCCAGACCGCCGCGGCCGCTGGCTACACCGAGACCCGCTACCCCATCGTGCTGACCCACGGCATGCTCGGCTTCGACAGCCTGCTGGGCGTCGACTACTGGTACGGCATTCCCCGCGCCCTGCGGCGTGACGGTGCCGAGGTCTATGTCACGGAAGTCAGCCAGCTGAACACCTCGGAGCTGCGCGGCGAAGAACTGCTCGAGCAGGTCGAGGAAATCGTCGCACTCAGCGGCAAGCCCAAAGTCAACCTGATCGGCCACAGTCACGGCGGCCCGACCATTCGCTATGTCGCAGCGGTACGGCCCGACCTGGTGGCTTCGGTGACCAGCGTCGGCGCACCGCACAAGGGTTCGGCTGTCGCCGACATGATCCGTCAGGTACCCGAAGGCTCGGCAGGCGAAGCCTTCCTCGCAGGCCTGACGAACGCCATGGGCGCACTGATCAACTTTCTTTCCGGCAGCAACAGCAGCGCTCCGCAGAATGCACTCGGCTCGCTCGAATCGCTCAACAGCGAGGGCGCTGCGCGCTTCAACGCGAAGTACCCCCAGGGCATCCCGACCAGCGCCTGCGGCGAAGGGGCCTACGTGGTCAAGGGTGTGCGCTACTACTCCTGGAGCGGGACGAGCCCGCTGACCAACCCACTGGATGTCAGCGACGCAATGATGGGCGCGGGCTCGCTCGCGTTCGACGAAGCCAACGACGGCCTGGTCGGACGCTGCAGCTCGCATCTGGGTATGGTGATCCGCGACAACTACCGGATGAACCACCTGGACGAGGTCAACCAGGTGCTCGGCCTGACCAGCCTCTTCGAAACAGACCCAGTGAGCGTCTATCGCCAGCACGCCAACCGCCTGAGGAACGCAGGCCTTTGA
- the greB gene encoding transcription elongation factor GreB, translating into MSRYRPPRAAGTPLITPEGEARLRAELHELWHVRRPQVTQAVSEAAAQGDRSENAEYTYGKKMLREIDSRVRFLTKRLEKLKVVGERPSDPSRVYFGAWVTLEDEDGQQARYRIVGPDELDLKQGLISIDSPLARALVGKALDAEVQVQTPTGPRLWYVISIDYP; encoded by the coding sequence ATGAGCCGCTATCGCCCACCTCGTGCCGCCGGCACTCCCCTGATCACGCCCGAAGGCGAGGCACGCCTGCGTGCAGAGCTGCATGAGCTTTGGCATGTCCGGCGTCCGCAGGTCACCCAGGCGGTCAGCGAGGCGGCAGCGCAGGGGGATCGCTCCGAAAACGCCGAGTACACCTACGGCAAGAAAATGCTGCGCGAAATCGACAGCCGTGTGCGCTTTCTGACCAAGCGCCTGGAGAAGCTGAAAGTGGTCGGCGAGCGCCCGAGCGATCCGAGCCGGGTGTACTTCGGTGCCTGGGTCACGCTTGAGGACGAAGACGGCCAGCAGGCCCGCTACCGCATCGTCGGCCCCGATGAGCTCGACCTGAAGCAAGGGCTGATCAGCATCGATTCGCCGCTCGCGCGAGCATTGGTTGGCAAGGCACTCGATGCCGAGGTGCAGGTGCAGACGCCCACCGGCCCCAGACTCTGGTACGTCATCAGCATCGACTACCCGTGA